In Duganella zoogloeoides, a single genomic region encodes these proteins:
- a CDS encoding PfaD family polyunsaturated fatty acid/polyketide biosynthesis protein, which translates to MEDLTLDQPCANRADFAEPSAVAQLHCIDPATRADEADTVAMRLGSAQFRRDYGLRYAYLSGAMYRGIASRQMVVAMGRAGLLGFLGTGGMSLEQIRADIIAIREQLEPHQAWGMNLIAQVADDAMERATVALYLELGVHAIEASAFMQITPALVHYRLQGLEAGPDGAVVCRNRILAKLSRPEVAREFMQPAPERIVARLLAEGAVTEQQARLARDVSMASDICVEADSGGHTDQGVALVLLSAIQRLRRELGCDPGSLRVGLAGGIGTPEAVAAAFILGADFVLTGSINQCTVEAGTNDAVKDLLQEIDIQDTAYAPAGDMFEMGAKVQVLRKGVFFPARANRLYLLYSQYESLAEIPAAVRTQLEEKYFRKPLDDVWRETRAFLATRGRQDDVDKAETNPKHKMALVFRWYFGHSMRAAINGDTANRVDYQIHTGPALGAFNRYVKGTPLESWRARHVDRIGRQLMLDAGALMLERVAALTAN; encoded by the coding sequence ATGGAAGACCTCACGCTCGACCAGCCGTGCGCCAACCGCGCCGACTTCGCCGAACCTTCGGCAGTCGCGCAGTTGCACTGCATAGACCCCGCCACGCGCGCCGATGAAGCCGATACCGTGGCCATGCGGCTCGGCAGCGCGCAGTTCCGCCGCGATTACGGCCTGCGCTACGCCTACCTGTCCGGCGCCATGTATCGCGGCATCGCCTCGCGGCAGATGGTAGTGGCGATGGGGCGCGCGGGACTGCTCGGTTTTCTCGGCACCGGCGGCATGAGCCTGGAGCAGATCCGTGCCGACATTATCGCCATCCGCGAACAGCTCGAGCCGCACCAGGCGTGGGGCATGAACCTGATCGCGCAGGTGGCCGATGATGCCATGGAGCGCGCCACCGTGGCGCTGTACCTGGAGCTGGGCGTGCACGCCATCGAAGCGTCGGCCTTCATGCAGATCACGCCCGCGCTGGTGCATTACCGCCTGCAAGGGCTGGAGGCAGGGCCGGATGGTGCGGTCGTGTGCCGCAACAGGATACTGGCCAAGCTGTCGCGCCCCGAGGTGGCGCGCGAGTTCATGCAGCCGGCGCCCGAACGCATCGTCGCGCGGCTGCTGGCCGAAGGTGCAGTCACCGAGCAGCAGGCACGGCTGGCGCGCGACGTCAGCATGGCCAGCGACATCTGCGTGGAAGCCGATTCGGGCGGCCATACCGACCAGGGCGTGGCATTGGTGCTGCTGTCGGCCATCCAGCGGCTGCGCCGCGAACTGGGGTGTGACCCCGGCTCGCTGCGGGTGGGCCTGGCCGGCGGCATCGGTACGCCGGAGGCGGTGGCCGCAGCCTTTATCCTGGGCGCGGATTTCGTGCTGACCGGCTCCATCAATCAGTGCACCGTGGAGGCGGGCACCAACGATGCCGTCAAGGACCTGCTGCAGGAGATCGACATCCAGGATACGGCGTACGCACCGGCCGGCGACATGTTCGAGATGGGGGCCAAGGTGCAGGTGCTGCGCAAGGGCGTGTTCTTCCCGGCGCGCGCCAACCGCCTGTACCTGCTGTACAGCCAGTACGAATCGCTAGCCGAGATCCCGGCCGCCGTGCGCACGCAGCTCGAAGAAAAATACTTCCGCAAGCCGCTCGACGACGTATGGCGCGAAACCCGGGCCTTTCTCGCCACGCGCGGCCGCCAGGACGACGTCGACAAGGCCGAGACCAACCCGAAGCACAAGATGGCGCTGGTATTCCGCTGGTACTTCGGCCACTCGATGCGCGCCGCCATCAATGGCGACACCGCCAACCGCGTCGACTACCAGATCCACACGGGCCCCGCGCTCGGTGCATTCAACCGTTACGTGAAAGGCACGCCGCTGGAGAGCTGGCGCGCACGCCATGTCGATCGCATCGGCCGCCAGCTGATGCTCGATGCGGGCGCCCTGATGCTCGAGCGCGTGGCCGCGCTCACCGCCAACTAG
- a CDS encoding hydroxymethylglutaryl-CoA synthase family protein: MLHVGIEAMNVYAGTACVDVRALARHRQLDLARFDNLLMLEKTVALPNEDPVTFAVNAARPLVDALSPQEKDRIEMVITCTESSFDFGKSLSTYVHQLLGLNRNCRLFELKNACYSGVAGLQMAVNFILAQTSPGARVLVVATDISRFLMDEDTHDQDWSFAEPSGGAGAVAMLVGEDPQVFRIDVGANGYYGYEVMDTCRPSADSEAGDADLSLLSYLDCCENAYLEYRKRVPQADYASSFQYLAFHTPFGGMIKGAHRSLMRKLAPAASAEIELDFNRRVAPGLDYCQRVGNTMGAAAMVSLASTIANGRFDTPQRVGCFSYGSGCCSEFFSGVATSAGQARLRTMDIDRRLDQRYRLSMAEYDEILSGGGVVRFGTRNATLAERYTPAPTDGQGATLFLRRIQDYHREYAWAA; this comes from the coding sequence ATGCTACACGTCGGAATAGAAGCGATGAACGTTTATGCCGGCACGGCTTGCGTCGATGTGCGCGCGCTGGCGCGGCACCGCCAGCTGGACCTGGCCCGCTTCGACAACCTGCTGATGCTGGAAAAGACCGTGGCGCTGCCCAACGAGGATCCGGTCACCTTTGCCGTCAACGCCGCGCGGCCGCTGGTCGATGCGCTGTCGCCGCAAGAAAAAGACCGCATCGAGATGGTCATCACCTGCACCGAGTCGTCGTTCGACTTCGGCAAGTCGCTCAGCACCTATGTGCACCAGTTGCTGGGACTGAACCGCAACTGCCGGCTGTTCGAATTGAAGAACGCCTGCTATTCTGGCGTGGCCGGCTTGCAGATGGCGGTCAATTTCATTCTCGCGCAAACCTCGCCCGGCGCCCGGGTGCTGGTGGTGGCCACCGATATCAGCCGCTTCCTGATGGACGAGGACACGCACGACCAGGACTGGTCGTTTGCCGAACCCAGTGGCGGCGCCGGCGCGGTGGCAATGCTGGTGGGCGAAGACCCGCAGGTATTCCGGATTGACGTGGGCGCCAACGGCTACTACGGCTACGAGGTGATGGATACCTGCCGCCCGTCGGCCGACAGCGAGGCCGGCGACGCCGACCTGTCACTGCTGTCGTACCTCGACTGCTGCGAGAACGCGTACCTCGAATACCGCAAGCGCGTGCCGCAGGCGGACTACGCCAGCTCGTTCCAGTACCTGGCGTTCCACACGCCGTTCGGCGGCATGATCAAGGGCGCCCACCGCAGCCTGATGCGCAAGCTGGCGCCGGCGGCATCGGCGGAGATCGAGCTGGACTTCAACCGCCGCGTGGCGCCGGGCCTCGACTACTGCCAGCGCGTGGGCAACACCATGGGCGCGGCGGCAATGGTGTCGCTGGCCAGTACCATCGCCAACGGCCGCTTCGACACGCCGCAGCGGGTGGGCTGCTTCTCGTACGGGTCCGGCTGCTGCTCGGAGTTCTTCAGCGGCGTGGCCACCAGCGCGGGCCAGGCGCGCCTGCGCACCATGGACATCGACCGGCGGCTCGACCAGCGCTACCGCCTGTCGATGGCCGAATACGACGAGATCCTCTCTGGCGGCGGTGTGGTGCGCTTCGGCACCCGCAACGCCACGCTGGCCGAACGTTATACGCCGGCGCCAACGGACGGGCAGGGCGCCACGCTGTTCCTGCGCCGCATCCAGGACTACCACCGGGAGTATGCATGGGCGGCCTAG
- a CDS encoding enoyl-CoA hydratase/isomerase: MGGLAPAGATVVTRRDGDVCYLQLHRPDAGNAINGALLAECGAVLRDCAAWARVVVIEGLPHVFCPGADLHEAAQSRPDRQAAARSAEALYGLWLRLKRGPFISIAHVRGKVSAGGVGFVAACDLVLCADDATFALPELLFGLMPACVLPFLIERVGSARAHAMILMTQAVSAPQAAAWGLADSTAADSANLLRMHLLRLRLLPRDAIARYKRYAASLDGGLEAARDKAVAANAELFSDPATHDKLARYAATGQFPWEVV, from the coding sequence ATGGGCGGCCTAGCGCCGGCAGGCGCCACAGTGGTCACCCGGCGCGATGGCGATGTGTGCTACCTGCAGCTGCACCGGCCCGACGCCGGCAACGCCATCAACGGCGCCCTGCTGGCGGAATGCGGCGCGGTGCTGCGCGACTGCGCGGCGTGGGCGCGGGTGGTGGTAATCGAGGGCCTGCCGCACGTCTTCTGCCCGGGCGCCGACCTGCATGAAGCGGCGCAGTCCCGGCCCGACCGCCAGGCCGCTGCGCGCAGCGCCGAGGCGCTGTATGGCTTGTGGCTGCGGCTCAAGCGCGGACCGTTCATCAGCATCGCGCATGTGCGCGGCAAGGTCAGTGCGGGCGGAGTGGGGTTTGTCGCCGCCTGCGACCTGGTGCTGTGCGCGGACGACGCCACCTTCGCCTTGCCCGAACTGCTGTTCGGGCTGATGCCCGCCTGCGTGCTGCCGTTTCTGATCGAACGCGTGGGCAGCGCCCGCGCCCACGCCATGATCCTGATGACACAAGCGGTGTCCGCGCCGCAGGCGGCAGCGTGGGGGCTGGCCGACTCTACCGCCGCCGACAGCGCCAATCTATTGCGCATGCACCTGCTGCGTTTGCGGCTGTTGCCGCGCGACGCCATCGCCCGTTACAAGCGTTACGCCGCCAGCCTCGATGGTGGCCTCGAAGCTGCCCGCGACAAGGCGGTGGCTGCCAACGCCGAACTGTTTTCCGATCCGGCCACGCACGACAAGCTGGCGCGCTACGCCGCCACCGGCCAATTTCCATGGGAGGTCGTATGA
- the fabD gene encoding ACP S-malonyltransferase: protein MKTCLFPGQGSQAKGMGRHLFERFPDLTAQADQVLGYSIRELCVDDPRQQLNQTLYTQPAIFVVSALAWYEHLASHGKPDFVAGHSLGEFNALLAAESFGFETGLRLVRRRAELMSEAADGAMAAVLNLDAADIEAILRDHGLDQIDIANLNAPSQTVISGAREQIARAAPLLEAGKGRCIPLNTSGAFHSRLMEPARQQFEAFLASFDFRAPAIPVIANVTAQPYQPGAVAANLARQLTGTVRWNESIAYLLALDPGQQMVELGHGEVLTNLLKKIRSERQVAPVSAPAATVHERVRDWNLRHPVGTRVRSAIVAGAVLATRTEAVLLFQHRPAVYLDGYQGYFDLDELQPA, encoded by the coding sequence ATGAAAACCTGTCTGTTCCCAGGCCAGGGCTCGCAAGCGAAAGGCATGGGCCGCCACCTGTTCGAGCGGTTTCCCGATCTGACCGCGCAGGCGGACCAGGTTCTGGGCTACTCGATCCGTGAACTGTGCGTCGATGATCCGCGCCAGCAGCTCAATCAAACGCTTTACACCCAGCCGGCAATTTTCGTGGTGAGCGCGCTGGCGTGGTACGAGCACCTGGCCAGCCACGGCAAGCCCGATTTCGTGGCCGGTCATAGCCTGGGCGAATTCAACGCATTGCTGGCCGCCGAATCGTTCGGCTTCGAGACCGGCCTACGGCTGGTGCGCAGGCGCGCGGAGCTCATGAGCGAGGCAGCCGACGGCGCCATGGCGGCCGTGCTGAACCTGGACGCGGCCGACATCGAAGCCATCCTGCGCGACCATGGGCTCGACCAGATCGACATCGCCAACCTCAATGCGCCGTCGCAAACGGTGATCTCGGGCGCGCGCGAGCAAATTGCCCGGGCCGCGCCATTGTTGGAAGCCGGGAAGGGGCGCTGCATCCCGCTCAACACCAGCGGCGCCTTCCACTCGCGCCTGATGGAACCGGCGCGCCAGCAGTTCGAGGCCTTCCTCGCCAGCTTCGACTTCCGCGCGCCGGCCATTCCCGTGATCGCCAACGTCACCGCGCAGCCGTACCAGCCCGGCGCGGTGGCAGCCAACCTGGCGCGCCAGCTCACGGGCACTGTGCGCTGGAATGAATCCATCGCCTACCTGCTGGCGCTGGACCCCGGCCAGCAGATGGTGGAATTGGGCCACGGCGAAGTGCTGACCAACCTGCTCAAGAAAATCCGCAGCGAGCGGCAGGTGGCGCCGGTGTCCGCGCCAGCCGCCACCGTCCACGAGCGCGTGCGCGACTGGAATTTGCGCCACCCGGTGGGCACGCGCGTGCGTTCGGCCATCGTCGCCGGCGCCGTACTGGCCACCCGCACCGAAGCCGTGTTGCTGTTCCAGCACCGCCCCGCCGTGTACCTCGACGGCTACCAGGGCTATTTCGACCTCGACGAACTGCAGCCGGCTTGA